The Pantoea eucalypti DNA window TTCAGGCGCAACGTAAATCCCCGGTTGGTAATAAATATAGGCGTTCAGATGAGCGTTTTTTTGGTTTTTAAAATCCCGTTTGCCAGAGTGTTGATAATACGGATGGTATGCATTCTGCCATCAAGATTTCAATGCGAGGACAAAAGCGGATCTTACCAAAATAGAGAGTGCAGAACTTACACTATGTACACCTGCAGGTAAGATAGGGTGCTGGGTGCAAAATCTCCTTTTGGAGCTTTAACCTATATTGAGGCATTAAAATAGAATAAAAACCTAATTATTAGATTGTTGTGGATTTAAATGTCCATTTTGGGAGCGGTGTGTCCTAATTAAGCCTGACGGATGTTTTGTTATTTTATCAATACAGGACTTCACAATGATGGCTGAATATTTTTATTCTCAACTTTGGCTATATCTCAACACTGTAAGGCTTTTTTGTATGCCTGATATGACGAATCGATAACCTGTATGCTCAGGTGATTATGATTTCCTGAGAAAACGACAACGCTATCATTTACTTCGTTAAAATTCTGACGTGTGCTTTTGTCTGCTAATTTACAAGCATTTAAGTGGTGTAATGATATTTACTGATTTTTCTACTAATCACTAACCTTGTGTTAGTCAGATTGAGTTAATTATTATGTTTAGAGTAACCGAAAATCATGAGCGGGTCATTGATGCATTAGCCGGATATACCCAGGCTGCAAATCCAGATGAGATTTCGCGTGGGAAGCGTCGCTATCATCTTACTAAAGATAATCTACGCCGAATTATGTTCATTCTTGATGGTGATTTCTTACTCAAGTTAAAGGGCGATCATAAGGTGTTGAATGTCTTATCGGCTCCCTTTGTTGTCGGCGTTACGCCAGCACTCGATGAACCTCCCGTTTATCTGGAAAGGATTGATTATGGAAAAGTCAGTTTTATTGATTACGATCTATTCTGGCAACTGATCTTCGAGAAAGACCTTTTCAATGACGCTATGTCTATTTTATCTGGCCAATATTCTGACCTGATGAACTATATACAGTTATCTAAAAATAATTCCTATGATGAAGTGGTTTCCTTAATCCGGCATTGGGAAAAGCTACCACCGCATCTTAAAAAACGATTTTCAGCACTTTGTCTGATTCAAAGTAGTTCACATCTTTCAAAAAGCTCAATTTGCAGAGTGCTGAAAGAATTGAAAGAGAAAGGTGAGCTCACCCTGGTTAATGGCAAGTTTACCTGATTATTTTAACTTTTGAGATGCTTAAGGAAAAAATGGATTTTAAAGTTGTTTGTACAAATGAAAACTACTTCTTTCGGTTGGGCATCTCAAAAATAATTGAGGAGGCATTACTATCTGATTCATCTGTGGAGTTTTTACGAACTGACAGTTCACAACGTCTGGGCCTGGCCGATTTTATACTCATTAATGCTGCTCAGTGGCGTCTTTATATGTGTCAGCCGGCCTACCGTGCTCGGAAGCCCGGTAGCATTATTATAGTGTTCACTGACGATGTTGAAGACATCACACTTGAGCAACTTCCTGTATGCTATCGCTCTATTATTATTATTTCGCGCAATGATTCCATTCGGGATATTCACGAGAAAATCATTCGCTTCTGGGTCGGTCATCAGGGAAACAGACAAGGTTTTCTACCGTCAGATTGCACAGGCTGTGTTTTTGCACGTGTGACGATAGTCCAGTTGCAGGTGCTGAGTTTTTTAAAAAAAGGGTATAATGTCGGGCAAACAGCTAAGCATCTTAATCTTTCAGTTAAAACTATTTACACACATAAGTATAATGTAATGAAAAAGTTTTCACTCAACGGTGACAGGCAATTTAACGCATTTATCAATGATCTTTCTCTGTTTGAGCTTTATAAAGGAATTATTGATACCCCAGAGCCTTAATCGACAATGTCTCTTTTTGATGTGGTTCGGTTGTTCTTTTTTTGTTGGGTGAGAGGAGTGACAAACTTATGACATCGTTATGAAAGAGTTTAATGAGAAGATGCTATAGTTATAAAAATTAATACACGTTTCAGAATGCTGAAAATACCTAAACAACTTCATTTTTCGAATAATAAAAAGTATGTGAGAATTAGCCTGTTAATTAAGAGTGTGCCTGAAATTAATGTTGAGAGAGTTAAATGGAAGTCGCCAATAAAATAGCAATCTGTTCTCTGATGCTGGCTACCGTGCAAATGAGTGGCTGCACGTCTCACAATGCTGAACCACAGCGCCTGATAATGCGTAATCCCGCCAGCGAATGGTGTCTTCAGCGCGGTGGAAAGCTGGTGCAAGAGGCATCATCCAGCGGCAGTGCGCTCTATTGCGTTTTGCCATCAGGAGAAAAGATTGAGCAGTGGGCGTTATTTCATCGTGATCATTCTAAATAGTTCCTGGATTATTCGATAGTCAGCATGATGATGCTTAACTTTGTTGTATTATAAATAGTTTTGCCTGGTTTTATCATGAATATTTATTAATTACCGTTCCGTTATTCAATGAGTTTTCTTTTCAACTGAACTGATTAACGTTTCTGGCCTCATTCCTGTAACAGGAAATGAGGCTGAATTTTTTTATTAAGTGCAGTCGCTGAAAATAATTTCTTTTATGAGTTGTTTTGCCGGGTGTGCAATTAAAAAAATCTTAAAAAATTAACGGAACAACACACTCCGACTCCTGTTTCTGGACGCACTTTTCTACAGGTCTCTTTCGTTATTATTCTGGTTTTTTGATGGTGTTTTTTCGCTGAAAGAAAAGTTATGTTTATAATTTATTTCTGCATATCTAAATTTCGGGATGCTAAAAATTTCGAAAGAAGAAAGTTTGTTTAATTTGTTCAGATGAAAGGATTTATTCATTGTGCTATCTGAAATTAATTTAACTGTTCTTTTTACGAGCAGCACTAGCGTAATCCCAAATCAGATTAAACAGGTAAGCATAGACCAGAAAAAACAGCACCAGCCCGCATTCCAGTTTCAGCGCTGCGAGTAGCGTAATATTCAGCCACCATGCTGCAAAAGGTATCAGCACCACTAACAGTCCAGCCTCAAACAAAACGGCATGGAGGCATCTCATTCGCCAGTCTTTTTTAAATCCTGTTCGGAGCTGGATGCTGTCAAACATCAGATTGAACAGGTAGTTCCATCCCATTGCCAGCGTTGATGAGACGATCGTCAACAGTGCCGATTGTGCGGGGGCAGCTGAGGCCCAAATCATCAGGATAATGAATACCAGCACATTGGCAGCAACTTCGAAAACAACCGCGTGCAGCACTCTCTCTTTGGTGGTGCGCACCGGGGATAAATAGTGTTCCAAAGCAAACTCTCATTGATTAGTCAGGCACCGTAATGGGTGCAGGAAAAATGCAGGACTATCCTGCCATCAGTATCTGAATGCTAAAACGTTCTGCAGGGTGCCCCGTTGTCGGTTTCAGAGCAACTATGTTGCTTCGGCTTTTGTTTCGGCATGACTGCGTTCCATATTCGCTGTGATGATAACAACTCTTGAGCGGGGTAAACTATTAAAATGCCAAATGAATCCTAAATAGATTTATATTTTAATTTTTATAAAAATGTCAGTTTTGAGGTCTGTTTAACAGGGGTGCCAATCTTTCTGAAACATTCATTGAGCACCCGAACCACGGTTGCCAGCCCAACCCCTGCCCTTAGGGCAACGTCTTTCAGCGACATGTCTGCTCCTTTGAGGTAAACACCTCAAAACACCATGCGATGAGTTTAAGACGCCGCGTTATCCTGCTGGTTCAGCTTTCTGCTGGACTATGACGGAGTTCAAAATGAATAAAAAGCAACGTGTTGCCCTGTTGGGATGTGGCTTTATTGGCGAAGTTCATGCCACGAATCTTCAGGCGCATCCTGAGGTTGAACTGGTTTGGGTGGCCGATGCAGAACCTGCACGCGCTGACGCGTTCGCGACGCGCTTTTCGACCCGTGCAGCATCCGTGAGTGAGGCGATCAATGATGCAGAGATCGATATGGTGTTAATCGCCAGCGCAACGCCGACTCATGCCGATTTGCTGGAAACCGCCGCCCGTGCCGGTAAAGCAATCTACTGTGAAAAACCGATCGATCTCTCTCTTGAGCGTGCACGCTCAGCTGTGGCTAATGTCCTCCCTTACAACGTACCAGTCACTGTGGGGTTTAATCGCCGTTTCGATGTCAGTCATCAGCAGCTTAAACAGCAACTCCGCCTGGGGCGGATTGGGCCGGCAGAACTGATACAAATGGTCTGCCGCTCTTCGGCCATGCCGCCGCTGAGTTATCTGAAAGCTTCCGGTGGCCAGATGCGCGATCAGGCTATCCACTTTTTTGACCTGCTGCGCTGGCTGACTGAAGATGAGGTCACCGAGGTTGCTGCTATGGGGGCAGCGCTGGCGTTACCCGCGATCAGCGAATTTGACGATGTGGATACCAGCACGTTGCTATTGCGGCTGCACGGCGGGGCGCTGGCACAGCTGGACAATGCTCGCCGCACTGGTTATGGCTACGATGAACGTATCAGTGTGATGGGACCGCTCGGGATGCTCGAATCGGCTTCTCAGCCACAGCGGGGAGTCAGCTGCTATCGGAGTGCGCAGATTCTGCAGCCGGGGCTGCTACCCGACTGGTTTAGCCGGGTGCAGCCCACTTACTATGCCCATCTGGATGCGTTTATCCGCTCGCTGAATGGTGAGCAGATTGACGATCTGCCGAACCTTGAGGATGGTCTGAAAGCACAGGCAATTGCGGAAGCCGCCGTAATTTCGCTGGCAGAAGGGCGCTTTTGCCAGGTGGAAAAACTGCTGATTTGATCAGGCATGGCAGGCTGATAAAAAATAATTTTATTTTTATCGAATAGAAACCGGCGCTGAGGTGTTTACCGTACAGCGCCGCGATAGCGGACTGCATCCGGCGGACTTTATTGCCTGCCTCACAGACCCGATAAGGATAAATTATGACAACGCGTTCTGGTATTTCTCTGCTTGCTGTTCCGGCTCTATTGCTGATGCTGCACTCTCCGCTGAGTATGGCGATGGGTGATAATGACAGTGATAAAAAAACGCCCGACTGTCCAAAAGGTCAGGTCTATGACAGTCATACGAAAAGCTGTGTGCCCGAAAAAACCAGCAAGTTGAGTGACGATGATAAAACGCGCTATGCCTATCATCTGGCAAAAAAGGGCGAATATCAGGCGGCGCTGAACCTGCTGGATACACTGAAAAATCAGGATACGCGCGAAGCCTGGAACTACCGTGGTTATGCCACCCGCAAGCTGGGGCGTACCGACGAGGGTATTGGCTATTATCAGCGCGCCATTGCGCTTGATCCTCGTTACGCTAAAGTGCGTGAATATCTGGGCGAAGCCTGGATGATTAAAGGGCGTCCCGATTTGGCTCGCGAACAGTTAAAAACCATTGCCGGGATTTGTGGTACAGATTGCGAGGAGTACCGCGATCTGCAAGCCGCGATCAATGGCCATCCTGAGGTCTGATGCGGCAGGGAGGAGCGAAAAATCACTCACAGTGACATCCGTCAGCACCTTGCGGAACATCTGACGCGGCTCTGGCGTTATGGCTATGTGTTGTCACACAACCGTGACATGGCAGAAGAGCTGGTACAGTCAACCTGCGTGCGCGCGCTGGAACGCAGCGCGCAGTTCATGCCGGGCACGCGTATTGATCGATGGCTGTTTTCCATCCTCCATTCCATCTGGGTTAGCGATTTACGCGCACGAAAAGTGCGGCAGGGGCAGGGATTTGTGGATCCCGATGCGCTGCTGGCCGCGGATAATCACGCCACCAGCGACGACAATCGCCATTTCCAGCGCATTATGCAACACGTTAACGCCTTACCCGAGGCACAGCGAAATGCGCTGTTTCTGGTTTACGTGGAAGGACTAACCTATCAGGAGGCAGCAGAGACGCTGGCTGTCCCGGTTGGCACCATTATGAGCCGTCTGGCCGCCGCTCGCGCCACGCTAGCCAGACAGCCGGCGACCACGCCCTCACCGAAGGAGAAACGGAGATGAACAGGGAAACTTTTACGCCGCCGTGGCGCGATGAGGCGATTGTCGCCTGGCTGGATGGTGAGATGACGCCGCGAGAAGCTGCGCAGTTTGAACAGGCGATGGATGAGGATGCTGAACTGGTCGAGCGGGTTGCGCATTTTCAGCACACCAGTCTCGATTTTGAACAGGCTTTTTCGCCGCTACTCGAACAGGCACCACAGGCCAGAATGGCCCAGCGCCTGGCGACCATTCCGGCACCCGAGGTGGCCACCGGGTATAGTCGTCGCGCGCTTATTGCCGCATCGGTCAGCTTTTTACTGGTGGGCAGCGGCATTGGTTTTCTGGCAAGACCCTCAGATGATGGGAAGGATGAAAGTCAGAATATCCGCGATCTGGAGGCGCGCTATATGTCGCTTTACAGTGCTGAAACGCTGGCCGATACCCCCAATGACGCCGCAATGCTGCAGAGAGGTCTCGACCGTACACGGCTGGATTTAGGACTGGAGCTGCACCCGCAGCAACTTCGCCTGCCAGGCGCTGAACTGAAAATGGTGCGGATCCTGCGTTACGAACGAACGTCGATTGCACAGATCGCCTGGCTGCATGCTGATTACGGTCCGATGGCGCTCTGTATCTCGCCTGCACCACAGGATTCGAACCCGATTACTCAGGAACAGCGCCACGGCATGCAGCTGGCCTGGTGGAAGCGCGGTGGCTATCAGTATGTGTTGATAGGGCGTAATCCCACTGCTCAGTTGGCTGCCATCGCTGAAACATTGGTGACCACGCTCAGTTAAAAAAGTCTGTCCCTGAGCGCTTGCTTCAACAGCGATTATCTGGCCTGTGCGGCAATAATCAGCGCAATGTTTACCCGATCATCAACCACTCCAACCAATCGATCCATTCCAAAGGCAGAGCGGGATATCGCGGTGGAGGCATGCAGCGCCAGAGAGCGTGACGCCGGATCAATTGTTTTACCACTGTCCAGTGAGGCCTGCATCACCACTGACCGGCTGACATTTTTAACCGTTAGCACGCCAAAAATACGGTAGTTACCCTCACCCAGTGAGGCAACACGACTGCTCACAAAGTGAATCTGCGGGTAACGCTCCGCATCAAAAAAGAGATCGCTTTTCAATTGCCAGGTCAACAGACTGTTCGATGCCACCAGTGTGCCCACTGGAATATTCACTTCGATACGATCGTCATGGTCTTCATCCGGATTAAGTGTCACCGTGCCAGACACACCCTGTAGTCTGGCTTGCGAAAAATCGTGACCAAAGGTACGCCATGAGAGGCCAATCGATGTTTTATCAGGTGTTATGGTATAGGTTACTGGCGCGGCGTAAAGTACCGGACTGAGCAGGGCGAACAGGGTGCATAAACAGGCGACACGCATCATCACAATTTTCTCTTTTTTAGGCAGACCAGACGTTAACGCCTCAAACCACGATCTTATTCGATTTTTTTAGCACTGTTTTCACCCTTCAGGCACAGGTAATCTGACAAATATTAACTGACTGTCACCTTAGTTTCACCAAAGTGTAATAATTATTGTTAGGGCTGAACATTAATAACGAACAATATTAAGAATACATTAAGACGCTTTTATCGGCGGATGTTTTCGGTGAAATTAACAGGATACTGATTTGATCAGGAGTTGCCTGGTGTGTCTGGATTTATTTTCAGTAAAATCATTTAGTTGTATTGAATCTCAGATATTGCTTCTCTGGTGGGTGGGTTTATGATCTGAGAAGTGGCAGCCCTTGCGATCTTAAACAAAACATCAATAAATCAAAAATTGAGAGCGGAGTCATTATTATTAACTTAAATGTGAACTTTTTCGTAAAACCTTAACTCACTCTTCTTTCATTTTATTGCAATGAACACTATTCATTTAATGTTCAGTTAAGTTTCATACGTTAGTTTGTATTAGCAGTCCGGTAACCTCAATTCCAGAACGGGAAAATAAGGTGTCGATAACGCCATAACCGGATGTTGATAATTCGCTATTTCAATTCTTTTGCCGGCGTTGTGTCTGATTAACAACGCTCGACAGCTAATGAGTTTGATCTGCAGGAGTTTTAGCATGGATTTTTTGCCATTTTCCCGCCCTTCATTTGGTGATGAAGAGCTGGCTGCTGTTAAAGCGGTATTTGACTCCGGGTGGATAACAACAGGCGCTAAATGTGCGGAACTGGAGCAGGCTTTTGTACAACTGACTGGCAACCAGCACGCCATTGCGGTGAGTTCTGCCACAGCGGGGATGCATGTAACGCTGATGGCGATGGGAATCGGGCCTGGCGATGAGGTCATTACGCCGTCCATGACCTGGGTCTCCACTCTGAACCTGATCACGCTGCTGGGCGCCACGCCGGTGATGATTGATGTCGATCCTGACAACCTGATGGTGACGCCGGAACTCATAGCTCAGGCGATTACCTCACGTACCCGCGCGATTATTCCGGTGCATTACGCTGGTGCTCCCGCCGATCTCACGCCAATCTATCAGCTTGCTGAGCAGCATGGCATCGCCATTATTGAAGATGCGGCTCACGCGGTGGGCACGACTTATCACGAGAAGCCAATCGGGCATCGCGGCACGGCTATTTTCTCTTTCCACGCCATCAAGAATATCACCTGTGCGGAAGGCGGCCTGGTGGTGACCGATGACGCTGCTCTCGCCGATCGTATTCGCAGCCTCAAGTTTCATGGCCTGGCGGTTGATGCTTTTGATCGCCAGACCAAGGGGCGTCTGCCACAGGCAGAAGTGATGATGCCGGGCTTTAAATATAATCTGCCTGATATCAGCGCAGCCATTGCGCTGGTGCAGTTACAGAAGCTACCCGGTTTTATTGCTCGCCGCCGTGAGATAGCTGAGCGCTATCTGGAAGCGCTGCACACGCTGCCGTTTACGCCATTGTCACTGCCTGCCTGGCCACATCAGCACGCGTGGCACCTGTTCATTATTCGCATTGATGAGCAGCGCTGCGGTCTGACGCGTGATGCCTTTATGCAGGCACTTAAGTCGCGGGATATAGGCAGCGGATTGCATTTCCGTGCGGCGCATACCCACAAATATTATCGCGAACACTATCCCGATTTACGTTTACCTGCCAGTGAACTGAATAGCCAGCAGATGTGTTCGATTCCGCTGTTTCCGTCAATGACGGATCAGGATATCGAGCGTGTGATTCAGGCTTTACATGACATTGCCGGAGCCTGAAATGCGCGATATCAAACCGATCAATATGCTCTCCGTGGTCATCCCGGTCTATAACGAACAGGAAAGCCTGCCGGAGTTGCTGCAGCGGACCAGCGCGGCATGTGACGCCATTGAAATTGAGTATGAAATTCTGCTGGTTGATGACGGCAGCAGTGACCGCTCAGCCGAACTGATTGAACAGGCTGCCATCATTCCCGGCAGCCGCATAACGGGGGTACTGCTCAATCGCAACTACGGTCAGCACTCCGCCATTATGGCCGGATTCAGCCAGGTCCGTGGCGATCTGATTGTGACACTGGATGCCGATCTGCAGAACCCTCCGGAAGAGATCCCGCGGCTGGTTGAAGCTGCGCGTCAGGGTTATGACGTGGTGGGTACAGTCCGCCAGCAGCGTCAGGATACCTGGTTCCGTCGCAAGGCCTCGCGCACGCTCAACCACCTGATTCAGCGGGTCACCGGCAAAGCGATGGGCGATTACGGCTGTATGTTGCGTGCCTATCGGCGCCATATCGTCGAGGCGATGCTCAATTGTCACGAACGCAGTACGTTCATTCCGATTCTGGCCAACACCTTTGCCCGAAACACCATTGAACTGCCGGTGCTCCACGCTGAGCGGGCCTTTGGCGATTCGAAATATAGCTTTATGCGCCTGATCAACCTGATGTACGACCTGGTGACCTGCCTGACCACCACGCCGTTGCGATTGCTCAGCGTAGTAGGCAGCCTGATTGCACTCTCCGGCTTCGCTTTCTCGCTGGTGCTTATCGTATTGCGACTCTTTTTTGGTGCGGCATGGGCGGGAGATGGTGTTTTCGTCCTGTTCGCCGTGTTGTTCATGTTTATCGGTGCCCAGTTTGTGGGTATGGGACTGCTCGGGGAGTATATCGGGCGAATTTATAACGACGTTCGGGCGCGTCCGCGCTATTTCGTTCAACGCATTGTTCAGGCTCCTGAAGAGCCTTCAGTACAGGATACTCAATCATGAAGACCGTTGTTTTCGCCTATCACGATCTGGGCTGTGTCGGCATCAATGCACTGCTTAGCGCAGGCTATGAGATCACCGCCATTTTTACGCACAACGATGTGGCTACCGAAAATCACTTTTTCGGCTCAGTCGCGCGTCTGGCGGCAGAGCACGGCATTCCGGTCTATGCACCGGACGAGGCGAATCACCCAATCTGGCTTGACCGCATCCGCACCATGGCGCCAGAAATGATCTTCTCCTTCTACTATCGCCATCTGCTGAGCGATGAGATCCTGCAATGCGCTGAAAAGGGGGCTTTTAACCTGCACGGTTCACTGCTGCCAAAATACCGCGGTCGGGCGCCACTCAACTGGGCGCTGGTCAACGGTGAGACGGAAACCGGCGTTACGTTACATCGCATGGTGAAGCGTGCGGATGCCGGTAATATTCTGGCGCAGCAGAAGGTGGCCATTGAGGATGCAGACAACGCGCTGACGCTGCATCGTAAACTGACCCAGGCTGCAGAGCAGTTACTTAACGACGTCTTACCTCGCCTGCGCACGGGTGAGGTCAGTGAGACGCCACAGGATGAGAGTCAGGCGACCTGTGTTGGCCGTCGCACGGCCGAAGATGGCCG harbors:
- a CDS encoding LacI family DNA-binding transcriptional regulator, with translation MSLKDVALRAGVGLATVVRVLNECFRKIGTPVKQTSKLTFL
- a CDS encoding tetratricopeptide repeat protein translates to MTTRSGISLLAVPALLLMLHSPLSMAMGDNDSDKKTPDCPKGQVYDSHTKSCVPEKTSKLSDDDKTRYAYHLAKKGEYQAALNLLDTLKNQDTREAWNYRGYATRKLGRTDEGIGYYQRAIALDPRYAKVREYLGEAWMIKGRPDLAREQLKTIAGICGTDCEEYRDLQAAINGHPEV
- a CDS encoding PACE efflux transporter, which encodes MEHYLSPVRTTKERVLHAVVFEVAANVLVFIILMIWASAAPAQSALLTIVSSTLAMGWNYLFNLMFDSIQLRTGFKKDWRMRCLHAVLFEAGLLVVLIPFAAWWLNITLLAALKLECGLVLFFLVYAYLFNLIWDYASAARKKNS
- a CDS encoding DUF333 domain-containing protein; its protein translation is MEVANKIAICSLMLATVQMSGCTSHNAEPQRLIMRNPASEWCLQRGGKLVQEASSSGSALYCVLPSGEKIEQWALFHRDHSK
- a CDS encoding YceI family protein; translation: MMRVACLCTLFALLSPVLYAAPVTYTITPDKTSIGLSWRTFGHDFSQARLQGVSGTVTLNPDEDHDDRIEVNIPVGTLVASNSLLTWQLKSDLFFDAERYPQIHFVSSRVASLGEGNYRIFGVLTVKNVSRSVVMQASLDSGKTIDPASRSLALHASTAISRSAFGMDRLVGVVDDRVNIALIIAAQAR
- a CDS encoding Gfo/Idh/MocA family oxidoreductase; translated protein: MNKKQRVALLGCGFIGEVHATNLQAHPEVELVWVADAEPARADAFATRFSTRAASVSEAINDAEIDMVLIASATPTHADLLETAARAGKAIYCEKPIDLSLERARSAVANVLPYNVPVTVGFNRRFDVSHQQLKQQLRLGRIGPAELIQMVCRSSAMPPLSYLKASGGQMRDQAIHFFDLLRWLTEDEVTEVAAMGAALALPAISEFDDVDTSTLLLRLHGGALAQLDNARRTGYGYDERISVMGPLGMLESASQPQRGVSCYRSAQILQPGLLPDWFSRVQPTYYAHLDAFIRSLNGEQIDDLPNLEDGLKAQAIAEAAVISLAEGRFCQVEKLLI
- the arnC gene encoding undecaprenyl-phosphate 4-deoxy-4-formamido-L-arabinose transferase — translated: MRDIKPINMLSVVIPVYNEQESLPELLQRTSAACDAIEIEYEILLVDDGSSDRSAELIEQAAIIPGSRITGVLLNRNYGQHSAIMAGFSQVRGDLIVTLDADLQNPPEEIPRLVEAARQGYDVVGTVRQQRQDTWFRRKASRTLNHLIQRVTGKAMGDYGCMLRAYRRHIVEAMLNCHERSTFIPILANTFARNTIELPVLHAERAFGDSKYSFMRLINLMYDLVTCLTTTPLRLLSVVGSLIALSGFAFSLVLIVLRLFFGAAWAGDGVFVLFAVLFMFIGAQFVGMGLLGEYIGRIYNDVRARPRYFVQRIVQAPEEPSVQDTQS
- a CDS encoding sigma-70 family RNA polymerase sigma factor; amino-acid sequence: MLSHNRDMAEELVQSTCVRALERSAQFMPGTRIDRWLFSILHSIWVSDLRARKVRQGQGFVDPDALLAADNHATSDDNRHFQRIMQHVNALPEAQRNALFLVYVEGLTYQEAAETLAVPVGTIMSRLAAARATLARQPATTPSPKEKRR
- the arnB gene encoding UDP-4-amino-4-deoxy-L-arabinose aminotransferase, with product MDFLPFSRPSFGDEELAAVKAVFDSGWITTGAKCAELEQAFVQLTGNQHAIAVSSATAGMHVTLMAMGIGPGDEVITPSMTWVSTLNLITLLGATPVMIDVDPDNLMVTPELIAQAITSRTRAIIPVHYAGAPADLTPIYQLAEQHGIAIIEDAAHAVGTTYHEKPIGHRGTAIFSFHAIKNITCAEGGLVVTDDAALADRIRSLKFHGLAVDAFDRQTKGRLPQAEVMMPGFKYNLPDISAAIALVQLQKLPGFIARRREIAERYLEALHTLPFTPLSLPAWPHQHAWHLFIIRIDEQRCGLTRDAFMQALKSRDIGSGLHFRAAHTHKYYREHYPDLRLPASELNSQQMCSIPLFPSMTDQDIERVIQALHDIAGA
- a CDS encoding helix-turn-helix domain-containing protein, producing the protein MFRVTENHERVIDALAGYTQAANPDEISRGKRRYHLTKDNLRRIMFILDGDFLLKLKGDHKVLNVLSAPFVVGVTPALDEPPVYLERIDYGKVSFIDYDLFWQLIFEKDLFNDAMSILSGQYSDLMNYIQLSKNNSYDEVVSLIRHWEKLPPHLKKRFSALCLIQSSSHLSKSSICRVLKELKEKGELTLVNGKFT
- a CDS encoding helix-turn-helix transcriptional regulator, with the protein product MDFKVVCTNENYFFRLGISKIIEEALLSDSSVEFLRTDSSQRLGLADFILINAAQWRLYMCQPAYRARKPGSIIIVFTDDVEDITLEQLPVCYRSIIIISRNDSIRDIHEKIIRFWVGHQGNRQGFLPSDCTGCVFARVTIVQLQVLSFLKKGYNVGQTAKHLNLSVKTIYTHKYNVMKKFSLNGDRQFNAFINDLSLFELYKGIIDTPEP
- a CDS encoding anti-sigma factor family protein, whose amino-acid sequence is MNRETFTPPWRDEAIVAWLDGEMTPREAAQFEQAMDEDAELVERVAHFQHTSLDFEQAFSPLLEQAPQARMAQRLATIPAPEVATGYSRRALIAASVSFLLVGSGIGFLARPSDDGKDESQNIRDLEARYMSLYSAETLADTPNDAAMLQRGLDRTRLDLGLELHPQQLRLPGAELKMVRILRYERTSIAQIAWLHADYGPMALCISPAPQDSNPITQEQRHGMQLAWWKRGGYQYVLIGRNPTAQLAAIAETLVTTLS